The Musa acuminata AAA Group cultivar baxijiao chromosome BXJ2-2, Cavendish_Baxijiao_AAA, whole genome shotgun sequence genome has a segment encoding these proteins:
- the LOC135604851 gene encoding epsin-3-like: MATLSSGEVKKQSFLKSKIWAARILLTNVTHAELLAKEATRSKPWPPQDTGTLHDISEATFDIDDFFRVVDVLHDRFEKFNEKQWKKGYKALILLEYLLTHGPLSFADELESDKEVIQKMCNFHCYDEMGHNWGSMMKKKSERVLQLMEKGPFQKEERDRLRQTTRRIQGFGNSSSDCPLPRQG; this comes from the exons ATGGCGACTCTTTCCTCCGGTGAGGTCAAGAAGCAGAGCTTCCTCAAATCAAAAATCTGGGCCGCAAGAATACTCCTCACCAATGTCACTCATGCAGAACT GCTGGCCAAAGAAGCAACGAGAAGCAAGCCATGGCCGCCGCAGGACACGGGGACGCTGCATGACATTTCAGAAGCTACTTTCGACATCGATGATTTCTTCAGAGTCGTGGACGTTCTGCACGACAG GTTCGAGAAATTTAATGAGAAGCAATGGAAGAAAGGCTACAAGGCTCTGATACTGCTGGAATACCTTCTGACGCATGGGCCACTGAGCTTTGCAGATGAGTTAGAGAGCGATAAGGAAGTGATACAGAAGATGTGCAACTTCCATTGCTATGATGAAATGGG GCATAATTGGGGGTcgatgatgaagaagaaatcaGAGAGGGTGCTGCAGCTGATGGAGAAGGGACCATTCCAGAAAGAAGAGCGCGACCGGCTCCGACAGACTACTCGGAGGATTCAAGGCTTTGGTAACTCCAGTTCCGATTGTCCACTCCCCCGGCAGGGCTGA